The following are encoded in a window of Magnetococcales bacterium genomic DNA:
- the mazG gene encoding nucleoside triphosphate pyrophosphohydrolase — translation MSSQPSPSADETSIGAALERLVALVARLRGEGGCPWDRAQTHHSLLPFTIEEAYEVVEAVESGNLTELKKELGDLAFHVVLYSRIAQEGGHFDLKEVLERVVSKMVHRHPHVFGEERLESPDAVVKAWHALKEAERAKTAREEGKTPEKSSPAGLFAGLTGQMPALLWAYKSQQKMAHVGLDWPDLSGVVDKVEEELAELKEVATHPDAAAAREEEVGDLLFAVVNLARHLGVNPETALRQATLKVQDRSMRIGRRLESEHRSWKGLSLDELDQLWLWAKRVSSENAS, via the coding sequence ATGAGCAGCCAGCCCTCTCCTTCTGCGGACGAAACCTCCATCGGCGCGGCCCTGGAGCGTCTGGTCGCCCTGGTGGCCCGACTGCGCGGCGAAGGCGGCTGCCCCTGGGACCGGGCCCAAACCCATCACTCCCTGCTGCCCTTCACCATCGAGGAGGCCTACGAGGTGGTGGAAGCGGTGGAGAGCGGCAATCTGACGGAGCTGAAAAAGGAGTTGGGGGATCTGGCCTTCCATGTGGTCCTCTACAGCCGCATCGCGCAAGAAGGGGGCCACTTCGATCTGAAGGAGGTGCTGGAGCGGGTGGTCAGCAAGATGGTGCATCGCCATCCCCACGTCTTCGGCGAGGAGCGGCTGGAGAGTCCCGATGCGGTGGTGAAGGCCTGGCACGCTCTCAAGGAGGCAGAACGGGCCAAAACGGCCCGGGAAGAGGGCAAAACCCCCGAGAAATCCTCTCCTGCCGGGCTCTTCGCCGGACTCACCGGCCAGATGCCCGCCCTGCTCTGGGCCTATAAAAGCCAGCAGAAGATGGCCCATGTGGGCCTGGACTGGCCCGATCTCTCGGGAGTGGTGGACAAGGTCGAGGAGGAGTTGGCGGAACTGAAGGAGGTGGCCACCCATCCCGATGCGGCGGCGGCCCGGGAAGAGGAGGTGGGGGATCTGCTCTTCGCCGTGGTCAACCTGGCCCGTCACCTGGGCGTCAACCCGGAAACGGCCCTGCGTCAGGCCACCCTCAAGGTGCAGGACCGTTCGATGCGCATCGGACGACGGCTGGAGTCGGAACACCGTTCCTGGAAGGGCTTGTCCCTCGACGAGCTGGATCAGTTGTGGCTTTGGGCCAAAAGAGTCTCGTCGGAAAACGCCTCCTGA